A single window of Candidatus Equadaptatus faecalis DNA harbors:
- a CDS encoding flavin reductase, giving the protein MSAMFKLSYGLFVVTAHDGEKDNGCITNTVQQVTAAPNRISLAVNKANFTHDMILKSGVFNVSIISEKADFELFKRFGFASGRDTDKFAGYGAAERAENGVLYVTEGTNSVLSAQVVQTVDLGTHTLFIADVTGEKVLDETASATYAYYFEHIKPKPEAKPKTKGWVCKICGYVYEGEELPADFICPVCLHPASDFEPLN; this is encoded by the coding sequence ATGAGTGCAATGTTTAAGCTTTCATACGGGCTTTTTGTAGTTACGGCACACGACGGGGAAAAGGACAACGGCTGCATAACGAACACGGTGCAGCAGGTGACCGCGGCTCCGAACAGAATTTCGCTGGCGGTGAACAAAGCGAATTTTACGCATGACATGATTTTGAAAAGCGGCGTTTTCAACGTTTCGATAATTTCCGAAAAGGCAGACTTCGAGCTGTTTAAGCGGTTCGGCTTTGCAAGCGGGCGCGATACCGACAAATTTGCCGGTTACGGCGCCGCAGAACGTGCGGAAAACGGTGTTCTCTACGTAACGGAGGGTACCAACTCGGTGCTTTCCGCGCAGGTTGTCCAGACTGTTGACCTCGGCACGCATACGCTTTTTATAGCTGACGTTACCGGCGAAAAAGTTTTGGACGAAACAGCGTCCGCAACGTATGCATACTATTTTGAGCATATTAAGCCGAAGCCGGAAGCAAAACCGAAAACAAAAGGCTGGGTATGCAAAATATGCGGCTACGTCTACGAAGGCGAGGAACTCCCTGCCGATTTCATCTGCCCTGTTTGTCTCCACCCTGCCTCTGATTTTGAACCGCTGAATTAA